From the Candidatus Hinthialibacter antarcticus genome, the window CATGATATAGTAAACTCGTGGACATTCTGTATGCCTTTCTGAACTAGAGATCGCCGTTTCTAAATTCAGAATATACAGTAATGTCCATTCTTTTTTACACAAAAGTACTCAAATACCGGAAGAACCAAAATTATAGTATAAAAGTGCAGGAATTGGATGAATTCAGAATGACTTAAAGAGGCGAGATCAAAGGGGGAAAAGGCCAATCGGGGTGAGAGGATTTGAACCTCCGACATCCTGCTCCCAAAGCAGGCGCGCTACCAGGCTGCGCTACACCCCGTTGAGCGTTGAAATTGTAGCCGCGCCGTCTGATTTATGCAATCGGCGCTACGCGTCTTCGCCCGTGGCGCTATCATTTTTCCCGGTTACAATGATGACTGATCTGCATCCCCGGTAATTTCCCCAACCATTTCGGTCTGGAGCCAATCTCGTATGACGCAACCGCGCTTTGTTCTACTGCTATGTACCGTCTGCGCGGTTTGGAGCGCCGCTTCATGCAACGAAAACAAAATATCAAAGGAAAAACCCATGACGAACGCCTCGTCTGAACCCAAACATACCAACGCATTAATCAACGAAACTAGCCCCTACTTGTTACAACACGCCCATAATCCTGTCGATTGGCATCCCTGGAATGAGCAAGCGTTGCGGCTGTCGAAAGAACAAAACAAGCCGATCTTTCTCAGTATTGGCTACTCCGCCTGTCACTGGTGCCATGTGATGGAGCACGAGTCGTTCGAGAATGAAGAAATTGCCGCGTATATGAACGAGCATTTCATCTGTATCAAAGTTGATCGCGAAGAGCGTCCCGATCTTGATGAAATCTACATGAGCGCCGTGCAAGCCATGACCGGTTCGGGCGGCTGGCCCATGTCGGTATTTCTCACGCCTGACCTCAAGCCATTCTACGGCGGCACCTATTTTCCTCCGACTGATATGTACGGTCGCCCCGGGTTTCTGACGGTGTTGCAGGGCGTCAATCGCGCCTATCGCGACGACCACGCCAAAGTGCTTGAGTCAGCCGAAAAGATGACGTTTTATATCCAACAAGCGGCGCAGCAAACGCCCGGCGATCATCCGCTCAACGAGGATTTATTAGAGACCGCATTTCAGCAAATGCGCGGACGATTTGACTCAACCCACGGCGGATTCGGCGGCGCGCCCAAGTTCCCTCACAGTATGGACATCGCGCTTTTGTTGCGCTATCACCATCGAACCAGCGACGCCGAATCCCTGCAAATGGCTGAATTCAGTCTGCGCAAAATGGCGGAAGGCGGCATGTACGACCAGGTCGGCGGCGGCTTCCACCGCTATTCGGTTGATGAACGCTGGCTGATTCCTCATTTTGAAAAGATGCTGTATGACAACGCTCTGTTGGCAAAGACCTACACCGAAGCCTATCAGGTGACGGGCAAGTCGCTCTATAAAAAAATTGTCGTCGAAATTATGGAATACGTCCTGCGTGAAATGGCCTCGCCTGAAGGCGGATTTTACTCGACGCAAGATGCAGACAGCGAAGGCAAAGAAGGAATATTTTTCGCCTGGACGCCTGAGCAAATTGCACAGGCATTGGGCGATGAAAAAGAGGCGAAGTTCATTAGCCAATATTGGGGCGTTGAACCGCATGGCAATTTTGAAGAAGGAACCAGCGTGTTGCACGTCAACGAAGAATTCAGCAAAACCGCCGAACAGTTTGGTCTCACCGATGACGAAGCCAAGGCGATCATTCAGAAAGCGAAATCTAAACTATTCGGCGCGCGCGAGGCGCGGGTGCATCCTGGACGCGACGAGAAAATATTGACCGATTGGAACGGGCTGATGATTTCCGCGATGGCGTTTGCGGGCAACGTCTTGCAAGAAAAACGCTATGTGGATGCTGCCGATAAGGCCTGCGATTTTCTATTTGCAAAAGTCTATCAAGATAACCGCCTGCTGCATGTGTACAAAGACGGGCGCACACATACCAACGGTTTCTTAAGTGACTATTCATATTTAATCAATGGGCTGATTGATGTGTATGAAGCGACGCGCAACCCCAAACGCCTGGCGCAAGCGATTGAACTGATGAAGGTAATGGACGAGCAGTTTTGGGACGCCGAACACGGCGCTTATTTCTTCACCGGAAACGATCACGAAGCGCTGATCGCCCGCACCAAAGACCCGATGGATAATGCGGTGCCGTCCGGCAACTCAATGGCGGTGTTGTCGCTTATACGCCTGGGCGCGATGACCGGCGACGCGACGCTGCGCGAGAAAGCGCAAACCAGTTTGCAAGTGTTCGTCGATGGGATACGCCAATATCCATCGGCCTATTCGCAGATGATGTCTGGCTTGGATTTGCTGATTTCTCAACCGCAGGAAGTCGTGCTGGCGGCGGGTTCCAGCGAGGAACTCGACGCCTTTCAGCGTGCGCTCTTTTCGCGATTTTTGCCGAATAAGGTGGTGCTGTATTCCTACCCGCAAACGCAGGACGCATTAAAAGCGCTGTCGCCGATGACTGAGGGGAAAGGGCCGTTGGGCGGGGCGCCTGCTGCTTACGTCTGCCGCGATTTTACTTGTGAACTTCCAGTGAAAGACGCCGAATCGCTGGTGCAGCAACTGTTGGAAGATTAAACAGAATCAATAGTAATACATTTCTCATACGCTTTAAGCAACGTATCAACGCCGTGTTCCCAATTAAACAATTGCTCGGCGCGTTGACGGGCGCGGCGCCCGTCTGCTTCGCGTTTTTGTGGATCGTTCAAATAGGCCGTGATCCCTACCGCTAACGCAGGAACGCTTTCGGGCGCAACCGCGACGCCGCAGCCTTCTACCATCCAGGGCGCGTCGCCCACGTCGCTGACCACAATGGCGCGGCCCGCCGCCAGATATTCGGCAATCTTTAAAGGGCTTTTCGCGCGTGTGGCTGGGTCGTCGTCAAAGCAGGCGACACACACCGTTGCGCAGCCGACCAGCGCCGGGACGCGGTCATGTTCGATGTATCCGCCGACGTAGATCGCATTGCGGGCCGACGACGCGGCGACGTGGGCTTGTAAGTCTTCGAGCTGCTCGCCGCCGCCGACGAACAGAAACTGCGCATCGGGAGTGGACTTCAGCACTAGCGGCGCGGCGTCAACCAACCAATGTGGATGCGCGGCGCCCTCGAGTTGACCAACGTATAACACCGTCGGCTTATCCGGGCCCAAACCAAAATCTCGTAGCGCATTCGCATCGCCGCCGTTTGGATGAAAGCGCTGCAAATCCGCTCCAACAGGAAGATGAAACATGCGCTCTTCTGCGAAGCCCAATGCGGCGGCGCGGTCGTGCAATGCGCGGCTGGCGTAAGTTACGGTATTGGCGAATCGCGGAAGTTGCGCTTCGTACGACGCCAGATGAAAGCGCGCCAGACCGCGTTTTTCGACCAGGCGCGAGATGGCGGTTTCATCGTCGTCCCAATCATAATGGATGGGCTTATTCAACGCCCGCGCCGCCCATAACACCGGAAGCGTTGACGCCGGGAAGCATTTTTGCAAATGAATTACGTCGCAGTCGGCGCATAGTTCGAGCAGCAACCGATAGTTCGACAACGCGTGTTGCTGGCGCGGTTTGAATTCATAAATGGGTGGGTCGTCCGGCGACGGCGTACGCAACGGCGCATGGCTGGGCGCGTCTTTTCGCGGCATGTGGCACAGCGCGACCTCATGCCCGCGCTGCTTTAATCCACGCGCAAGCGCAAGGATACGGATCGTCCATGGATCGCGCCATAGATCGTGAGGGTGGACCAGGACAACCTTCAAGAGTTCCAGACTCCCATCGAGGTTGTCGCGGGTTTGACGGTCACCGCGCGGTCAACGCTCAGCCCCAGTTGTTGTG encodes:
- a CDS encoding thioredoxin domain-containing protein: MTQPRFVLLLCTVCAVWSAASCNENKISKEKPMTNASSEPKHTNALINETSPYLLQHAHNPVDWHPWNEQALRLSKEQNKPIFLSIGYSACHWCHVMEHESFENEEIAAYMNEHFICIKVDREERPDLDEIYMSAVQAMTGSGGWPMSVFLTPDLKPFYGGTYFPPTDMYGRPGFLTVLQGVNRAYRDDHAKVLESAEKMTFYIQQAAQQTPGDHPLNEDLLETAFQQMRGRFDSTHGGFGGAPKFPHSMDIALLLRYHHRTSDAESLQMAEFSLRKMAEGGMYDQVGGGFHRYSVDERWLIPHFEKMLYDNALLAKTYTEAYQVTGKSLYKKIVVEIMEYVLREMASPEGGFYSTQDADSEGKEGIFFAWTPEQIAQALGDEKEAKFISQYWGVEPHGNFEEGTSVLHVNEEFSKTAEQFGLTDDEAKAIIQKAKSKLFGAREARVHPGRDEKILTDWNGLMISAMAFAGNVLQEKRYVDAADKACDFLFAKVYQDNRLLHVYKDGRTHTNGFLSDYSYLINGLIDVYEATRNPKRLAQAIELMKVMDEQFWDAEHGAYFFTGNDHEALIARTKDPMDNAVPSGNSMAVLSLIRLGAMTGDATLREKAQTSLQVFVDGIRQYPSAYSQMMSGLDLLISQPQEVVLAAGSSEELDAFQRALFSRFLPNKVVLYSYPQTQDALKALSPMTEGKGPLGGAPAAYVCRDFTCELPVKDAESLVQQLLED
- a CDS encoding glycosyltransferase family 4 protein gives rise to the protein MKVVLVHPHDLWRDPWTIRILALARGLKQRGHEVALCHMPRKDAPSHAPLRTPSPDDPPIYEFKPRQQHALSNYRLLLELCADCDVIHLQKCFPASTLPVLWAARALNKPIHYDWDDDETAISRLVEKRGLARFHLASYEAQLPRFANTVTYASRALHDRAAALGFAEERMFHLPVGADLQRFHPNGGDANALRDFGLGPDKPTVLYVGQLEGAAHPHWLVDAAPLVLKSTPDAQFLFVGGGEQLEDLQAHVAASSARNAIYVGGYIEHDRVPALVGCATVCVACFDDDPATRAKSPLKIAEYLAAGRAIVVSDVGDAPWMVEGCGVAVAPESVPALAVGITAYLNDPQKREADGRRARQRAEQLFNWEHGVDTLLKAYEKCITIDSV